The Pseudomonadota bacterium sequence TTGGTAAATAATCTGATCATCATCAGCCACGACAAACAACGTAGACGGGTCGGGCTGCGCTATATGTGAAAGAATCCGATATTGGGAATGGTTGGTGTCTTGAAATTCATCAACAAGTATGTGCTTAAAAACCTTTCGGATATGTTTGACGAGGAATGGGTATTTTCCAAGAAGGTCGAGCGACTCAGCTATCAGACTTGGAAAATCGAGGGAATTAGTCCTTCGCAATGCTTCTCTGTAAGCGGTATAGACCCGAGCCAATGGAATGGCATTATCTACGTTGGCCTGCTGAAGCATTACTTCCGCCTTATCTATTGGAACGCACTGTTCAAGAAGCCGTGTGACTGCGGGCAGGAGCTGACCGGCCTTGAAATGATCAGGGAACGAGTAGGCCAAGTCTTTTTTGAGCTGCCCAAGAACATCATCAAGCAACGCTTCTCGGTCGGCGTCGTTTGATAGAATCTGAAAGTCTGGGCGAAAGTCGAGATGGTTGCCATGCTGCTGGAGCAACTCAGCCGTATAAGAATGGAAGGTTGTGAGGCGCACACGGGCAAATTCTTTTGGTACCAGTTTTTCAACCCTGCCACGCATCTCAGCTGCGGCCTTGTTGGTGAAAGTAAGCGCCAAAATTCGAAAATGCTGACCTGCGGATTCCTCTAGAATTCGAGCGATACGATTAGTCAGAACCCGAGTTTTACCCGAGCCAGGACCGGCCAATACAAGGAGAGGCCCATTGTCCCATAGTACAGCCTCTCGCTGGTTTTCGTTAAGCGTGGACAGATCAATCATTGCTATTAGTCTCCGGCCAGTTGGACGACACGGGAAATGATGTCCTTGATTGTTTGGGGGATAGCTCCGACTCCGCGTTGCTTGACTTCAGTCGCCAATACCTGAGCAAAAGCCGGTTTGCCTCCAGCATTTTTGATGGCCGCCTTTATCATGAGCTTCGTTACTTTTGCGGCATCGCCCCCCGCTTCAGTTGGAATCTGGCCTTTACGGGTTTGTGATACCATGCTTTCGATAAACGCTTGATACCCATTGTGCCAGAATTCATGTTCAATATCGTGATGAGCCAAAGTCCGTGCTCTGTCGGCGAGGCTTTCCCCTGCCGCAAGATGGTTGTTTGCACGGTTAACATAATCAGTTCCAGCCGGGTCTCCGTCCGCCATTAAGAACCACTGAACACCTAGTGCCTTGGCGAATTTGATCAACGGCTCACCTTTTTCAATAGCTTGGCTTATTTCCAAAATGGAGAAGCTGACTTGATCTTGGGAATGTCCCATTATGTCAAACAGTAACGGTAAAAGGTGATAATCCGATTCGCCTTCTACAAGAAGCCAGCAGCGAGAAAACAAATAGTGTCCTTTGGAAAGGCAGATATTGTAGTTAATAGCCTGAAGCTCTCGTTCTGAAAACGTACCGTCCGCAGCACGGCCAATTTTTGTTTCCCCATTATTCTTATGCAGCCTACGTAGCGCGGTAACCGGAACCCTCGATATTAGGTCTCCTGAATGGCTCGTCACGAGAATTTGTCCGGTCATCTCCTTTAAAAATGATCCTAACGACCGAATAGCTGAAGGATGCAGATGAGCTTCAGGTTCTTCCAAAGCCAGCAGAGGGGAAGATTCTGGTGCATAAGCTTCAGCCAGATTGGCGACTGTGAAGGCTTGAAAGAGCATTAATACAGCAAGGCTCTGCGTTCCTTCTCCATGTCGGTGTAAGGGGAGCTTTGCTCCGTAACACGACTTCAAATGAACCTGGATTTTCCCGACCATGTCGAAGACACGGGTTGGGATTGCCTCTAAAACCACAGGATTATCTGAATCCAGTGGGACAAGCAGCTTGGCATCGGCGATTCTGTTTGTGACTTCAGTCAATCCCTCGTTCGCGCCAATTACGGAAGCGTTAACTTCCTGAAGCATTTCCTCTATCCTTTCGCGCTGTTCGTCTGGCAATTGAATGGATTTCAGAAAACCGCTCCAGAATTGACCACGTGGTCCGAACTCCTGGGAGGCATTACGAATTGCGGAAAGAAAAAAGAGTGGCACAAAACGTGAAACCAGATTGAGTGGGGTTGCGTTTTTGAGATGTAGTTCCGCACCATTATTATCTAAGAATGCCCATTTGGTTTCAAACGATCCTGATTCCGCTTCGTAATTCCCATTCGCCTGCAACCTGATATGGTTCAGGCCATTTCCCATATCTAACTGGATCACTTCATCCAGTTGCTGGGAGATTGTATCTGGCCATTCATCTACTTGTTCCTCGGCGAAATGCAAAATGATGGAAATGGGCTCAGCGGTTTGGGGTGTTGCAGTAGAGTCTTTCAGATGAAAATCGTATTCTGTGAAACGGCCATCATGGCGTACGCCGAAACCGCGCGTCAGCACAAGCCTCAATGCCTCCAGCACCGTTGATTTACCGGTGTTGTTTTCCCCGATGAGCACCGTCAGGTTGTCAAGTGGCAGATGTAGCGAGCGGATGCCACGGAAGTTTTGTATTTTGATCTCAATTAGTTTCATAAACTCAGTTCCAAATAAGACTTACTGTTCCTCTCCTATTGATTTATTTTGTATTGCAGCAGAGCGAAGTTTGAAGCCGATAGTTGATTCTATAATTTTTTCCTTTAGTTGATCAATTTTATCTGATTTTTGGACATGGATATCAACGATTTTTGATAGTGCTGTCAGTTCTTTTTTTGTTTTACAATGCTGGTTTAGATATTCTAAACCTTTTTCGCGGCTTTGAAATGAATTTAGATCTGATTTTACTTTTAAATAATCAATATCGGAGGGTATAGATTTTTCAGAAGTTGATTTATTTTTAATAATATCAACTTTTATTGTAGCTTTACCGGACGATATATCAGCAAGTTCTACTTCGCTAAATTTTTCCAATTCTTTAGCGAGGATATCAAATATCTTGCTAATAGTGTTTTTACTCTTTTTCATAAAAACCTCATATTCCCGATTTATCAATAAATTCTGTAACAAATTTTTCAATTTCTTTAACCACATCAGCATAAGTTCCAGCAGAATAGTTATTAAGAACAACAGGAACCCCATACTGTGGCGCATCCGAAAAAATTGTTTTATTTTCTCTAATATACTCATCAAACACTGGTATGCCCAACTTTTTTGTCTGACTAATATATGGACGAAGGGCAGAAATTGGTTTGCCATTATTTATTTGAATCATTGTAAAAACAACTCCTAGTATTTCAGGATCAATTTTTTCATCTGGTTCATCATCTGCTATATCCACATATTCGTTGAAATCAGATACTAACTGATCTAAACTACGCTTCAAATAATCTATTCCTAATGTAGAAAGATAGTCTGGCTTGGCGGGTATTAAAATATTATCACTTGCTACAATTGCTGTCTTTGTCACAACATTAAAATTAGGGGGACAATCTATTAGTATGAGATCATATTTTTCATCATCTATCTGCCGAATACCATTTGTTAATCTTTTATGGACCCTCAAAAAATTTTTTTTACTTTGTTTTAGGCTTGCCCCACCTAATTCAGTTGCTAATTCCAAATCAACATTAATCAAACCCAGATGTGATGGAATTAAATCAAGTTTTCCTTTGCCACTCAATTTTGTGGATACATTTTTCGGTGAAAAAATTAGGTCGGTCAAATTCGAAGGAGAACCGTCTGAAAAAGAATCAAACCAATATTTAATTGTTTTTAAGGTTGAAAAATGTTTCTTCCATTCTTCAGGTTTTATGAATGAAAAGGTTAAGCTCGCTTGAGGATCAAGGTCAATCATAAGGACATTGTATCCCCTCCACGAAAGTTCCGCAGATAGATTTGCTGTTGTGGTAGTTTTGCCAACACCGCCTTTGTAATTTATGACTGACACAACATACATTGTATTGATCCTCCTTTTAATAGGTTTTTTTGAAAAGTCTAACCCGGCTCACCGGCTGCCAAGGCCAAGTTGTGGGCTGCCAAGTTTGCACGGAGATACGGCCTTGGCAGTCCGTATGCAGTCGATGTTTATGCAATATCGTTCTCCTGTTTAGCTAAGTGAGGTAGGGTTGCTCTAATGGTTGCTTTTAAATCTTGTCCAGCTTTCGGTAAGTTGTCTTTATCCCACATGATAGTAAGATGGTGATTGGTGTCAAAATGGGTTTTGGTAGTATCAAATTTGTCTTTTTCACAGATATAAATTACTGGTTTGCCTAGCCCTTCTGCATATCCAGCTTCCCAGTAAGCCCCAGGATTGTCGTGAGTTAAGTCTGCTACTAGAAAATCCGATGATTGAATCTCAACCCTTAACCTATCGTCGATAAGACCAGCTTTCGGTGTGTCATCAAGTCGAAGAAGTTCGAAACCAGCCTGTTTGGCACATGGTTTCAGAATTTCGGCCAAGAGTTGATCAAGAAGTGGATCGCCAAACTTCATGGCTATGAACCCCTTTTTATAGGTTGCTCCACCACGGCACAACTCTTCGTAATAATTCCAGCCATCAAAAGAGAGGGTAATATCCGCTGTAATTGGTTCGCTCATGGCGTCATCGTTCAGATATCCATTAACAAGATCAGCCTTAAACAGGTGTTTAAGGACAAGCCCGAATCCTTCATCGGTCTTGGCACCTATTATTGAACGATGGGTTGCCGGTGTGATTAATACTGTTTCACCTGGCCCTTCGATATTCTCAGCAAGCCAACGTATGAAAAGATCGGCCTGTTCCCTTGGCGTTGGCAATGGACGTTTAAGAATCTCATCCACGGTATGGGGGTTAATTTCTGGAACCACGTTGTTCTGCTGCATGGTCCTGATTGCATGGCTGATCTTGTTGCTTCCGTCCTTGTTATTTATCAGTGTCTTTGGAAGAAAAGTGACAAGAATAGATGAAAGAATGAATTCGCCGCATAATGTACAACGGAATTGCCTTGAATTCATACTCGCAACATCTTCTATCGCAGAACCACAGACTGGGCAAAGTTTTGACATGATTCTTTTCTCCTATGTGCAGAATGCGGCGTTGACCCAGGCCATTGGCACCGTCTGGGGTCAACGCCGCCAACAAGTTATTGAATAGTTTCTGTTTAGTAACGGAAATTCAGAATATTAAATATCCAAATATAAGTTATTAAGATATATATGATATAACTGTATATCAAACTTGTTCAATATTCATTTTATGGTCTTAGAAGGAAACTGTTCAATAATGGTAGTTTCTTTTTTAAGGTTAACTTCGAGTTTTATTTATCATGATTTCCGTTTGAAATCTACAAGTTTAATGAGAATGTGCAATCTATTGCTTTCAGGAAGGAAGAAATTCACAAAATAAAAAGCACACCAAGATCAAAGCAACTCCCTCATACATTCTTCTTATCAAAGGTTTGGGTGAAGCTGGATTATGTAAAAAATATCTAAATAAATGAACTGCTGGAATCAGGTTCTTTGGCAAGCGTATCATAATTTGTGTTCTTCTTCAGGAAAAACGCTGTACAATCAGCAGCACTTTGGAGTGTGGAAATATGATTTGATTATTTGATCTTTATGAAATTCAATGTTCGGCTGAAGAATTTTAAGCGAGTCTCCAAGTTCTATAATAATGGTTCCAGCACATGGACACCCTTTTTGCTCGACAAAAAACGCGTCCGTTTCACTACAGTATTGTTTAAACCGCTTGATCAAGTTTTTTTGTTTTAAATCAATTTCCCCTATGCATTGGCTTGTAGCCTGAGTACATAGAACACGGATGTCAGGATGATTATTTAGTGTTTTAAAGACATGCGGGTTTGGATGATTGTATCTATCCCCATCGGTCCCGACTGAAACAACAACCACAGACGGAGATATTGTATTCAATAAATCTTCTGGGTTACTGTCTTTCCATGCGCCATGGTGTGGGAACTTCAATACATCGCCGGATATTTCGGTTTTGTTTTTCCTCAAGCAATTCCAACCAGCGGGTTCTAAATCACCGGTTAGAATTGCACTCGTTCCATTTCCATTTATTTTCAGAACAGCGGAAATATCATTCAGACTTTTTCCTATGAGCCCATCAATATCCACTTCCCAAGGGTGAACCAGTTCGATAATTCCAGGAAGCGGGAGACTACTTATATCCACCTGTTTCGTCAGCCTTTTGAAACGATCGCGATGCGACTGAGCCCATTTGAGGATTTCTATGCGAATATCCTTGAATCGCCGTTTTCTGGAAGTTTCGTCTGGAGAAATATCAGAATGGCCATCTCCATCATTTTGAAGTCGTTGCCAGATTTTTTCATTAACATATGGATGGCAGAAAAACACGCGCTCACAAATCAAATTAAGCTGACTTTTGGCATTGGCAATAAAACCCATCATTCCTTTGCAATGATCAAGGTGCAAATGAGTTAGGATCAATCCTCGTACATGACGAATATCATATTTTTCAAGATAGCTTATAACCGCTTCGGCATCGATACAATCGATAATTACTGCTTCATGTGTTTCAGGAACGGATACGACAATCGTATCTCCTTGTCCGACATCAATAAAAGCGACTCTTACCGTTGTTTTTTTTATCATAAGATTTGGGATTTCTCGTTACGAAAGGACTTTTTCCAATTTCCGGAATATCTCTTCTTCACTTAAATATGTATAATCCTGAGGACTGAATTTTTCCAAATAAGCATTCCCAAGACTACGTTTTCTCAGACTTTCCCGCGGAATGTTTGTCCGGAATGCAGTTTCCGGCCGCAACAGCCATCCCGGCATAGATGGCGAAATCGGTACGGTTTGCAATTCATCAAAATCACTTATCCAGAGAGTTATTGTACCGTTATCGATATCGATACTGTCTACCACACCGGTCGTTTTCCAGTTAGCATCCACATCTGGTAATTTATCTATAGTAATCTTTGGCTTTGTGTCCCATTCATATATGGATGTTACCCGCTCATATTCTTCATCGCTGAGTCTGTATGCATCCTTTAATACGTTATCTATTTTTGAATATGCATCATCGGATGGTTTCCCATTTTTAACTATGGACTCTTCTATTTCAAGTACCGCCTTATTTAAAATCTCACAATCTTTCTTGCTCAGGGTCGGAAAAGGTATACTTTGCACAGCGCGCATCGGTATTTTAGGATGTTTAAGATGTTCAACGATCCAGGCATTACTGATCTTCCAATTCATTACCGCGGCAACAACCTCATGAGTAATATGTCTCTTTTCCATCTCTGATTTTGGTGCAATAACTATAAAACTGTCCGATACATAATATCCCCTTCTCTCAATTGCTACTTTCACACGTTTGCCCCAGCTTGGATCAGTATTAGAAGATAGCAATATTTTTTTTCCTTTAAGAAGATGTTCTTTATCTCTTTTTGGATTTTTATTTTTACGCGGTTTTTCCAAATCATTTGGATAAACTATGGTAACTTCTGAATCATAAACAAGGTTAAAAGAATCTTTTATTACATTTTTTGCACCCGTAAGCCAATTCACTTCCTCTGGATACGGATAGTCTCGCCAACTTTTATTTTTCGGGTTTTTACCGACTATTGCGCCAGAAATGATTTCAGCAATGTTTTCGAACTTTGTGCAACATGATTCTATTCTATCCCAAGATGATTCCAGCAGAATAAATTTAAAATCCATTATATGTGTATTCACGGAGTCTGATGACTTACTGGAATTCTCATCCCAACGAGCCTGGTCGGAAAAGTATGTCGATCTTGTAAAAGTTCCAGATTCTTCAAACCTTCCTATCGTGTTTTTTTGCAGTGTTCGGGTTCTAACGGGGAAAACACTTTGAGACGAACGCTCTTTCTTTCGAGCAAAAAGGACAGCTGTTCTGACTGTTGCATCAGGAAAAAGCCCATCGGGCAGTTCCCATATCTCCTGTACGTCACAGTTGTGCAAAAGCATTTTGCGAAGATTTGGGGACGCCTCTGAAATAGTAAAGGATTGAGGCATGATCATGGCCATATATCCGCCAGGTGTAAGGTATTTGATTGCACATTCCATGAATTTGTCTGCCTTTTGATGTCTGTGCGTCTCTCCTTTAATTGTTTTTCGATCTCCGGCGAAAGGTGGATTCCCAACTATGATACCAGGACCTGTTTGACCATATTTCTTTGCCATCCATTCTTCCGAATCGTGGCTCTCTATATCCCAACTGTCTTCGGATGTTGAAATGAGTAATCCCAAACCGGACAAACGTGCCGTAAAATTATCCATGTCATTTCCGGTTATTAATTCTCGGAGTGATTTCTCTCTCATATCGATCATACGCGACATCCGTTCGAATCCGGCGATGAGGAAACTACCCCAACCACAGGTCATATCCGCCACTACCCTTTTTTCGGGAGGTAAAAATTCCACAGGGATGGTTTTCCAGATACGGCGGGTAAGGTAAAGCGGGGTGTCATAGCGGCCTAATGCTTTTCTGTCTTCTTTGTCAGGATAAGCCTCTCTGTAGAGACTTGTAAGCATTTCCGGTGAAAAACCTGAGTAACACAATTCCGTTAAATTATGATAAGTCAAATCGGCCGCTTTTTCCCATTGACTGAGGAGCTGTGTATTGAAATAGTTTGGAAATTTGCGCCTTGCTGCAGCTATAAGTTCTTCAATCCCTGGTTTATTGTTCTGAATATCCCGTCCCAGCGTTCCGTTATCCGCTAGTATTACAGCGCCTAAAAGCTGTATGGCAATATCTGTTACATCTTTATTGGGTATGGGTCTTCCGCTTTTTGAATCCCGATACCTTGCCAGATTGTTTACCGCGTGCCCAAAATGTTTCACTAATGATTCGCCGGTTACATCGATAGCCCAAAGTGATAGCTGAAAATGACCGAATTCTTTGAAACGTGAATGGGTAAATTCCTCTATCCCCTGTTTAACATTGATAATATGGCTGCGGTTTAAATCCTCTGAATATTGACGCAGAGCACTGGATAGATTGCCATAGCTGACATCGGATTCGATTTTTATGGACTCTAATTTTCCTGCTTTTCTATCGTTGACATTGGTAAACCAAAACGAAAAATTCTTTTTCTTGTCCTTATGAATGAAATGAAAGGGTGCGGCGGAACGAGCAAGAATCGTAACGAGCTTGCGCTCATCTCTTTCATCCGTGGTATTGAAAACAGAAAAACCAGTATAATCAGGTGTTCGGTGTGTTTCGTGGGTAAAGGCAATTGCGTTTGCTTTAAATTCCCGTTTATCGATGCCAAGAAATGGATATTCTTCCTTGATCATCGTTCCAGGTGTAAAATCGTATTCTTTTAGAACACCGAAAACCGCATTGCGGGCATTTTGACTTAGCGGCCTATATGGGAATTCCTGTGTATGAACGTCAGATAATGACATTTCTGATTCCTTATGAATTCAAGCTTCAACGGTTTTATGAATTTCTTTTTCAAGCCCGCCAATATTTTCTTTCTTTAAATAATCGCATTCCGTTTTTTGCAGCTTGATCATTTCCGATTCGATTTTGCCGGTATCAAATGTAAAGTACTGCTGTCTTGTAATTGCACTGTAATAATTACCTTTTTCAACAACGATCATATCGATACCGTCCGTATGAATCATCAATCGGGTCATGTGATCTTCAGTATTTGGTAGTATACTAGATAAATTATCAATACCCTTTCTTACTTTCTGAAGACTCAATCCATTCCGCCTCAACTGGACTAAAACCCGTAATTTAACGATATCTCTAAACGAATAATAATGGGTTTTTCCAATACGTATAGGTGTGATAACATGTAGCTTGACCCAATATTTAAATTGGTTTTCCGTAGCCCCAGTCAGCTTACGCACAAATTTTGTTGAGTAGTTATAGTTCATAAATCGGTTGAAAAAATCTCTATTAAGGCTTTTTTTAAACCAATATAACACAAAGAAGCACTCGTCAATAAAAATAATGCAGCATTCTTATACCAAAAACAATTCACCAATCCACTGGTCCGTCTTGGAAATAATCCCCATTGGATGGTCAGCCTGAAAGAACATTACCTGCCATAAACATAGAATGCAGAGACCATGGTTTAAATTTAAAATTAAATGATCATATATAAAACTTGCCAAAGAAACTGATTTTCAAAGATATCTTTCGATAACCACAGAATATCCTTCTTCTCAAAAACCTTTGATAAGTCTGTAATATTGGATTTCTTAAAATAATTCACTGGTACATAAGATGTGCGGCGGGCTTACGCTGCCTTTTTCTTTATTGGAATAGTACTTGTGAAGATGCTGAAAAATTTAATTTAGAGACATTGAATTAAATTCTATATTGCAAAAACACGTCTTGGCTTATCAAGTCTTGTAATCCCCTCTTCTTTATGCGCCGGGATATCCGCAGTCGTAATTGCAAAAGACCGCTCGGTATATCCTACGCCAGCAGTTTCCAAAGCCTCGGCAGGAGCACTTTAACACATACATGTTTCCATGGTTACAAAGATGGTGCTATCAATGAACTAAACTAAAAGATCAAGATAGTTCTCTGAATGCTTCTGCTGCCGGAGCTGTGGCAAAAACTCAACAAGGAACATGCTACTGATGAAACCGTAGCATGTTCAAAAGTTCTCAATCAGGGTTTTCAATTGACGATGACATTGTCAATATGCTAATTTTCAATCCGGGTTAAAAATGATAAAGACTAAGGATATAAAAGCCGTTGAATTAGGGCCACGGCAATTGATGTTCGGTTTTGAAGATCATACAGAGGGCCGTCAGGATCTTATTGTTGAAGGCATTAAAACAATGCTGGAAGCCCAGGGTCAGCTTTCCATTGAGCACTTTGTGGAACATATGGAACAGGCAGGATGGACTTGCTCAGACATATTGCAGCATGTTTTCTGGGCTGCTCTTGAACTGAAAATTCATTTCCTATGGAACAACCGCATGCTGTCTCCATTTGAGGCAAAACTTCATCTTCTGCAATCACCTAAAAATGCTGTGGAGCTGATCACAAACAAAAAAGTCAGACCCTCCGTATTCCAAGAAGCAGCTTCAATTTATCGGACAATTTCGAACGATGATAATCAGGAATACGGAAATGATCAATACCAATTGGCCTTGTCTTTGTTTTCGGTTTTGCATCATTGGGAAAAACTGTTGATCTTTTTTGCTGGAAAAGCTCAAAAACCTTTTTACCCCGGCAAGGAGCTTGTCAGTAAACATCAACAGTCATTAAACCTGTTGTTGTCTAAAAAAGATTCATATTCCCTGCTTTCCAATTGCTGTAACCACTCGGACACCCTTTTTGAAATAGCCCAGGATATAAAAATGCTGTCTGTTTTTTATTCAGAACATGTTTTTTTCTGGGAAAATTTGATACAATCAATGGGTGACTTTGATGAAAGTCTTGCCGAGATTCGAAATTTCCCGGAAATATTGCATGCACATGAACAATTAAACCAGATCCTGACCTCCGCTTTCCCATATGACAGAATTAATAAAGCAAAGTTGCTACTGTCAAAGGTCCGGGAGCTGAATGACCGTATCCTTAAAGAAAAGATTAATAATTTCCGCAGGACAGCATCATACAGAATCAATACAATGATTGACCACTTGTCAGGACTGCTTGAACAGCTAAACAC is a genomic window containing:
- a CDS encoding DUF2813 domain-containing protein — translated: MKLIEIKIQNFRGIRSLHLPLDNLTVLIGENNTGKSTVLEALRLVLTRGFGVRHDGRFTEYDFHLKDSTATPQTAEPISIILHFAEEQVDEWPDTISQQLDEVIQLDMGNGLNHIRLQANGNYEAESGSFETKWAFLDNNGAELHLKNATPLNLVSRFVPLFFLSAIRNASQEFGPRGQFWSGFLKSIQLPDEQRERIEEMLQEVNASVIGANEGLTEVTNRIADAKLLVPLDSDNPVVLEAIPTRVFDMVGKIQVHLKSCYGAKLPLHRHGEGTQSLAVLMLFQAFTVANLAEAYAPESSPLLALEEPEAHLHPSAIRSLGSFLKEMTGQILVTSHSGDLISRVPVTALRRLHKNNGETKIGRAADGTFSERELQAINYNICLSKGHYLFSRCWLLVEGESDYHLLPLLFDIMGHSQDQVSFSILEISQAIEKGEPLIKFAKALGVQWFLMADGDPAGTDYVNRANNHLAAGESLADRARTLAHHDIEHEFWHNGYQAFIESMVSQTRKGQIPTEAGGDAAKVTKLMIKAAIKNAGGKPAFAQVLATEVKQRGVGAIPQTIKDIISRVVQLAGD
- a CDS encoding ParA family protein — translated: MYVVSVINYKGGVGKTTTTANLSAELSWRGYNVLMIDLDPQASLTFSFIKPEEWKKHFSTLKTIKYWFDSFSDGSPSNLTDLIFSPKNVSTKLSGKGKLDLIPSHLGLINVDLELATELGGASLKQSKKNFLRVHKRLTNGIRQIDDEKYDLILIDCPPNFNVVTKTAIVASDNILIPAKPDYLSTLGIDYLKRSLDQLVSDFNEYVDIADDEPDEKIDPEILGVVFTMIQINNGKPISALRPYISQTKKLGIPVFDEYIRENKTIFSDAPQYGVPVVLNNYSAGTYADVVKEIEKFVTEFIDKSGI
- a CDS encoding MBL fold metallo-hydrolase, whose translation is MIKKTTVRVAFIDVGQGDTIVVSVPETHEAVIIDCIDAEAVISYLEKYDIRHVRGLILTHLHLDHCKGMMGFIANAKSQLNLICERVFFCHPYVNEKIWQRLQNDGDGHSDISPDETSRKRRFKDIRIEILKWAQSHRDRFKRLTKQVDISSLPLPGIIELVHPWEVDIDGLIGKSLNDISAVLKINGNGTSAILTGDLEPAGWNCLRKNKTEISGDVLKFPHHGAWKDSNPEDLLNTISPSVVVVSVGTDGDRYNHPNPHVFKTLNNHPDIRVLCTQATSQCIGEIDLKQKNLIKRFKQYCSETDAFFVEQKGCPCAGTIIIELGDSLKILQPNIEFHKDQIIKSYFHTPKCC
- a CDS encoding SAM-dependent methyltransferase, encoding MSLSDVHTQEFPYRPLSQNARNAVFGVLKEYDFTPGTMIKEEYPFLGIDKREFKANAIAFTHETHRTPDYTGFSVFNTTDERDERKLVTILARSAAPFHFIHKDKKKNFSFWFTNVNDRKAGKLESIKIESDVSYGNLSSALRQYSEDLNRSHIINVKQGIEEFTHSRFKEFGHFQLSLWAIDVTGESLVKHFGHAVNNLARYRDSKSGRPIPNKDVTDIAIQLLGAVILADNGTLGRDIQNNKPGIEELIAAARRKFPNYFNTQLLSQWEKAADLTYHNLTELCYSGFSPEMLTSLYREAYPDKEDRKALGRYDTPLYLTRRIWKTIPVEFLPPEKRVVADMTCGWGSFLIAGFERMSRMIDMREKSLRELITGNDMDNFTARLSGLGLLISTSEDSWDIESHDSEEWMAKKYGQTGPGIIVGNPPFAGDRKTIKGETHRHQKADKFMECAIKYLTPGGYMAMIMPQSFTISEASPNLRKMLLHNCDVQEIWELPDGLFPDATVRTAVLFARKKERSSQSVFPVRTRTLQKNTIGRFEESGTFTRSTYFSDQARWDENSSKSSDSVNTHIMDFKFILLESSWDRIESCCTKFENIAEIISGAIVGKNPKNKSWRDYPYPEEVNWLTGAKNVIKDSFNLVYDSEVTIVYPNDLEKPRKNKNPKRDKEHLLKGKKILLSSNTDPSWGKRVKVAIERRGYYVSDSFIVIAPKSEMEKRHITHEVVAAVMNWKISNAWIVEHLKHPKIPMRAVQSIPFPTLSKKDCEILNKAVLEIEESIVKNGKPSDDAYSKIDNVLKDAYRLSDEEYERVTSIYEWDTKPKITIDKLPDVDANWKTTGVVDSIDIDNGTITLWISDFDELQTVPISPSMPGWLLRPETAFRTNIPRESLRKRSLGNAYLEKFSPQDYTYLSEEEIFRKLEKVLS
- a CDS encoding MerR family transcriptional regulator; its protein translation is MRKLTGATENQFKYWVKLHVITPIRIGKTHYYSFRDIVKLRVLVQLRRNGLSLQKVRKGIDNLSSILPNTEDHMTRLMIHTDGIDMIVVEKGNYYSAITRQQYFTFDTGKIESEMIKLQKTECDYLKKENIGGLEKEIHKTVEA